The following coding sequences lie in one Cannabis sativa cultivar Pink pepper isolate KNU-18-1 chromosome 5, ASM2916894v1, whole genome shotgun sequence genomic window:
- the LOC115717275 gene encoding uncharacterized protein LOC115717275, with protein sequence MSSSAVVTTGSSSSSSCTFNNNRHSIKKTHPKSPSNIPNFIQKTSFQGLSLIEAKRGVANFFIKNDNNNNKSNVVGSRRGLNVTARTAGAAKSIEVEVDKPLGLTLGQKQGGGVVITAVEGGGNAAKAGLKAGDQVLYTSSFFGDELWPADKLGFTKTAIQAKPDSVYFVVNRGGADVDVKRLPKRPAPPRFGRKLTETQKARATHICLDCGFIYTLQKPFEEQADGYVCPQCRAPKKRFARYDVNTGKAIGGGLPPIGVIIGLLVGVGGVAALLLYGLQ encoded by the exons atGTCTTCCTCAGCTGTAGTTACAACTGGCTCATCATCCTCTTCATCATGTACCTTCAACAACAATAGGCACTCCATCAAAAAAACTCATCCAAAGTCACCATCAAATATTCCCAATTTCATCCag AAAACAAGTTTCCAAGGCTTATCACTCATAGAAGCCAAAAGGGGTGTTGCTAATTTCTTCATTAAAAATGATAACAATAACAACAAGAGTAATGTTGTTGGCTCAAGAAGAGGTCTTAATGTCACAGCAAGAACAGCTGGTGCTGCTAAGTCCATTGAGGTTGAAGTTGACAAGCCTTTAGGCCTCACTTTGGGTCAAAAACAAGGTGGTGGTGTTGTCATCACA GCAGTTGAAGGAGGTGGAAATGCAGCAAAAGCAGGGCTAAAAGCAGGGGACCAAGTGTTATATACAAGTAGTTTCTTTGGAGATGAATTATGGCCAGCAGACAAGCTTGGTTTTACTAAAACAGCTATTCAAGCTAAACCTGACTCTGTCTACTTTGTTGTTAACag AGGTGGTGCTGATGTAGATGTTAAACGATTACCGAAGCGCCCGGCTCCTCCTCGTTTCGGTAGGAAATTAACCGAGACGCAAAAG GCTAGAGCTACTCACATTTGCCTTGATTGTGGATTCATATACACATTACAAAAACCTTTCGAAGAACAG GCTGATGGATATGTATGCCCTCAATGTAGAGCACCCAAAAAGAGGTTTGCACGTTATGATGTGAACACAGGTAAGGCTATTGGTGGTGGATTGCCTCCCATTGGTGTCATTATAGGCTTGCTTGTTGGTGTTGGTGGTGTTGCAGCATTGCTTTTGTATGGCCTTCAATAA